GATTGGAAGTGCCCTGTTACTCTTTATCTTTTTGTATTCATGTACAAGAGCAGAAGATCTACGTAGCCCCGGTGGAGCAATATTGCTGAGAACTGGAAGCCAGTATATGGGGGTGCTTCTAATTGTCCCAGTGATTAAACGCATAGTGTGGTTCAGTTGCGCATTTACTCTATTCACATGGGCACTATTTAACCACACAGCAGCACAATATTCAGCGGTTGGATACACCAAACCCAGAGCAGAACAGCGCAAAGTTGTGGCCGAAGCACCCCAAGTAGTGCCACAAAGTTTTTGAattatgttatttcttgttttcagtTTCTCAGCAACATTTTGGATATGGTGTTTATAGGATAGAGTGCGGTCAAGCGTAACTCCCAGGTACTTGAGCAAAAAATTATGTTGCACGTGAGCACCATCAAATTTTACCTTCAACTTCACACTTGCCTCCTTATTATTCAGATGAAAGCAGCAAACCTCCGTTTTCCTCATGTTGGGCTGGAGCCTCCACTTGTGGAAGTAAGCTGAGAGGAAAGACAAGTCTTGAGTCAGGCTGCTTGCTGTTTTTTCCATACTCCTGTCCTGAATGGCTATAGCAATGTCATCTGCATACACAAATACTCTTGATTTGATATTTGGCAAATCGGCTGTGTACAGATTGAAAAGAAGGGGAGATAAGATAGATCCCTGTGGCAATCCATTGTTCAATACTCTTCTCCTGCTCAGCCTATCATCCATGAGAACCCTGAAATTCCTGTTCTTCAgcattttattgatcaattgaatGATCTTTAGACTTTGCAGGACCTGTAGGAGTTGTTATAGGCTTTTGTTGTTATATTGATTTAaccaaataaaagttgaatcaAACGAATGACAAATGTTGATTATGTGTCAGAGAAGATTTCAAAGATATGAAGAAAAGCATCCTGATGAAAACTCATTGATTAAATTACTgaagaaattaatcaatctgTAACTGCACCTTTTTATGTTTTAAAGTGTATCTCTCTCATAGGTATTCATACAAAGCCAATGAGAGTTGTACTAGTTCAACGacattgattcaataatattattcaacgaGAATCTAAATTAAATGTTGAGTCAATATTCATTATCTTTTGTACAAATGCAATGCCTCAATTCTCACCATCTTATTTGATTAGGGCAATGGAATACCTTTCAAATTGCCTTTGAAGTTCCATGTGAATATTGCataccaatgtacctagaatacatggtattctaaagctgcgtttacaccaaagatattaacaaaatgttaataactaaaTCCTTGAAGATTcgattagattgaacggaacttgacaaacacatatgttcatcatgtgtatgataagttatattcaattgaatagaatctataaggattaagttattaacatttttttaataactttggcgTAAACGCTGCTTAAGTACCTTGctgtatcatattataatatttttattacaataattatctttGTTATTGTAtggtttgtttgtttttaatcaaaATCATATCACTTGCTTTAAATTGCAATGTTgatgaaatcaaaatttttgttGTTTCTATAGTAATATAAACCTCGGTAAACAAACACACAGAAAATGAAcctataaaaatgttttttcacaaaatgaactaaatttataaataaagacTTTAATTAGGTTTGATTAGTCAGAGTGAGATAAAAGGTTAAAATGGAACCAAAATATTCCAGAAGGTCTCGAAGTGTTAGTAGAAATTCTATGAAGGAAAGACACTatgattttcatcaacaaaCCAATCTAGATACAGGTTTCATGAACCAACACTCAAATACTGGCAATACTAAAGCAAAGGTGGGTTGATGtatttttgattaaaattgttaTTATCATGTCTTTGACTTGTATGAATTTTTATGATCTAGAAATTTCTAGATCTTGCAAGTTTACCTATGTGTTTTGATTCTCAGTTTTCTCCAATCGATGtgtattttatgtatatttGCAACCCACAATGCTGAGGGCTTTACAAAACTAGCGACAGGTAGTTAGGTTTACACAGGTGTAAAACTAGACAGGTTAGTAGGTTGACAAAACTAGGCTGactaatttgtaatattactgTCATTTAGAAAAACCCCATTTTATACAATATGTCAAAGACTACGTCATTATTGCAGTCAATTAGTACATTGCTAGTCCTAGTTATTGTGCTATGGGGAGGGGGGTGGACTGTTGTTTCCTGTAGATGTTTCTACTCAAATATTCTAGTcaaaaagaataatttaaaaCTAGGATCAGGAATAATTAAGTTTTCATTCCACGACATTAGtctttattgaattttaataaaaaattgaaattcagattgCTCAAAAATGGTATACCGTAGTGTGAAACATTACATAAATGCAAATtattaaatatcaatattaattcttaattcaaTAATACATGGAGTAGGAAACGCACGATGAGATTTGTAGTTTTCAATATTTCTATATTACTAGTCAATTTTACGTAGAACAAAATCAAGTACGTAGACTCATCCACTTTGAGCAATCCCTTAATATTGGCTTGCCATACTCCATAATGCTAATAGTGTAATATTTTCTTGGATATACTggtaatttaaattaattattgctCATAATGACACTGATCCTACCAGTATGACTTGAGATTCGAATAATATTTGCTCAGATATTATGTTGGTATTAACAGCAATACTGTTGTGAGTACAAGAAAGTATGGAAACCAGAGTTCAGctctagttttttttcaatggaCGAATATGATTCAAGATTCAACTCTAACGAAGCTTGTGATAACCCAGCACTCTCCGATGACGAAAAAGAACAAAAAAGAACATCTAGAGTAAAATTTGCAAATCCTTTAGTGAGGAGACATAGCTCACTTTCAAGACTGGATAGTGgagaaaatattgaagaaacgTCGAAATCATCAGGCTACAACGTCACTGATATCGATAAAATTCGTAGCATACATCCTGGAGCAGAAAATTCCATGACATCTTCTGCTGGAAGACTCCATGGCTCAAAAAACAATGTGAATAGGTATTTcaggaatattgaaaaatgtggaAAAAAGACAATAGATTCTTTATCAAATCTCTCAGAAGTTCAAAAGAACTTCGAGAATGTTATGCTGAAGAAAGTGAAGCGATGTATGCCTGAATTGGCAACTCGGGAGATAAAAGAACATTTTTTCAGATCTAAAAAACCTCccgaatttaatttcaaaccTGAATATACTGAGGAACCAGACTTTAGTACTGAAAAATTGGAAAGCAATCAAACCAATGACGGTGACTCCAATTTGATGGATAATActaaaaaagatacaattatttaCTCATATAGAGAAATAATTTCCAGTGAAGTTCCATGCTCTAAATATATTGAACAAGAATCCACAGAAAGAACATTGCAGACGGGAACCACCTTTGATGACGATATTGCTGAAGTAGACGAGAAAATGGAGCGAATTTTGAAAGCGAGCTCAAAAGTTCTTGAAAGTCTCAATTGGAAAAACTGATTATTAGGAAATTATGTATTTATTCTATATTGATCTATATTGAAagcttttaaaatgtcaataaaCAAAGCTGTTCGAATGATTCTATTCCCCTGGATATTAGTTTATTTTTGAACTCCGTCAAGTTGATTATGTATCAATaggctataatattataaactactcaTAGGCTAgatattcatccaaataaatttgaaaatacaagcATTTGATAGTTGTGTGGAATAGAAACATTCAACATTGTCTGGAATGTTTTCATTTTGACTTCAATTCAGTTTCAACTTTCAAGTCAGCTCATATATCTTGAGCTCATATATGAGCTCACTATATCTTGATGTGCAGATGGGAAATGAAGAGTtgaattcatattgaatgagtcAACATGGATGTTGATGCCCAGTTTTATCAAGCTCTGTCAAGACATTAGAAATTGGTCAAACCGGGTACGCTAGGTGTAAATCGTAGGTGGTTTGACCATGTTCgaatgtcttgaccgagcttcGTAAAACTGGGCATCAAActccattttgaatttttgactcattcaatatgaatttaaCTCTTCATTTCCAGTCTGCAGATCATTTCATAGTAAACTCATGTGTATTTCTGACTGAATAAATTGAGTTGATTCAGAAATTCAATTAATACTTTGTGAGGAGGAATAATTTAGTATCATGATCAATCTTTGCCTCACACAATCAATAATCTATAATGATGTGATGAAATGTAAATAACATGAAAGAAATGGTGAAGGATTGAGAAGTACTATCCACAGGAGCCCCGTGATTCTAATGGATTAAAAACACTTCTACTATAATATCTCTGTATTGATAGTTGTTTAATCTtataatctatattttttattttcttttttagtttatttttgaaCTCCGTCAAGTTGATTACCTATCAATAGGCTATAATAGTATAACCTACTCATAGGCTAgatattcatccaaataaatttgaaaatctatgtGTAATCTGTTTGAAGAGCTTACAGAATGCATTATACAGGAAAGCTATCTCCATCAAGCTGAGAGATATCAAAGGATGTGGAATAGGGAGATATCTTCAAAATTATCGACAAAAATATATCTTCATTAAGCTTCTATAGTATCCAATACTGTTATCGACCTCTCAGTAATCAAATCATTATCGAATGGATGCAATCTGTATTTGAGTGAGTTCGTGTTCAGAGAATAGTCTCACAGTTTAAAGTGATTTATAAAATGGGCCTACATTCCAGTTGAGAGTTGGAGCCGGttctccactctttcaaatgCTTGATAACAAAATCCTGTACTTTGTATCCTATTAGACGTTAGCGTTGTAACAAATCGTTAAAAAACTTGGATGTTCATCTTCAACTTTGAAGCACCTTGCACCTAGTTTTATATTCAGACTTATTTTGGGATGAGAAAGGCTTCCATGATTGACCTCGATCCTTGATGTAACTCATTTGTACCTCATTGGAAAAGTCTTCATCTAATAGCCTAGGTGTGGTGGGCTGTACCTACTTTATCCTATCAGAATTACAGACGCTTGTAGCCGACCGAATATTATGTAATCACGTTTTTTGTTTTTACAAGTGTAGCCTAGACCCATAATACTAACTGGGCTCCTTTTCTGTCAATGACATTTACTTGTTCGTTTCTCTGGTTAATTCATTTGGGttgatgtcaaacgaggcaaacgacagaagagtcctgcgacagtcgagaccagcgacgttAGAGAcctgcgacatttgaggccagcGAGGGTAGAGGACTCTTGATAAAGAATCATAATTTTGTCAAAGCCcttgcgttaggcgacagttgaggcctctctaatttttgtacagccccgacagtcgagacctgcgaccgtagaggactcctgaaaaagaggccacCAAAAGAATTACCGTACCTATCAATTAATTAgtatggatttaccagcaattaaatatatattatatcccattattcctttcatcttatgaataagtattgcaactttacaTCCGTAAATATACCTTAGTTGCTTCTtcataaaaaacgaaattttcaaactcgtaaATACCTTTGATATTCGGATGTCAAATTCTCAGTACATCATAGATGTAgtatattattcaacaaatcaatttcctgttacaaatcaataacttttattaatttcacacattcacattttattgatttatacattgtagtccagtcaaggaaagattatagagggaaaagtttgaaagacaatttttgaccccgcattACTGTTAGGGTGGtgagggtagtaaggaggtaaacatatcaaaactCCCCACCTCTACCCCTTGTGATAAGGGGGTgtgggtggttcaaaggtaccattttttagTTTCTCGCATTTAACaagaaaactatgtatcttacggacataactgtTGAGGAGTTAAGCTTActtaatttcctacaatattcatatctcaactttttctatatattctccagttcccgagatattcgctcttgaaggtgtgtaattgttaaaatgacaggtttttatccaatgttttgctctttcagggcttataactctccaacgatgcatcataaaaactgatgctaATCGTagttttgtagagcattgaattctatTTGAAATGATCATTTCACTATTCTAAGTTTTCctctcattgttatagcagcttcaatgtgggggtgaaattttcattgctgcaacatattgatcgtttgacaatgacatttgaagggtGTTTGtgacacaatatttgactttgcagctcaaTTCGGACTAGTAagtaggtgaacatagcaaaagagcgcatctttatcccctctgtggaaggtgtggaactgctaagttgacacttgttgcagcaatgaaaatttcaccccctacattgaagctgctacaacaatgaaaggaaaacatgtaatagtgaaataatacataattttaaagagaattcaatgctctacaaaactacgataagcatcagtttttatgatgcatcgttggagagttataagccctgaaagagcaaaacattggataaaaacctgtcattttaacaattacacaccttcaagagcgaatatctcgcgaactgttgggaataccacaaaattccactgaacaaaaagtgtagataATTCATTAAgcttaatttttgaaatagttagttatgtcttGTTAGTTAAgggtaaaaatagaaaaaaattggtggcaaacgtgttttttcaaaaatatcacaccttcaagagcggatatcttgaaaactagaggagatataaaaaaagttgtggaatgaatattgtaggatatTATTTAAGGATATTATTtaggatattattataatttgttatatgacagtaaTGCCCTTAGGagacatagttttcgagtttttttcgagaaaccaaaaaatggtaccttaaaactacccccacccccttagcacagtgggtagtgGTGGGGAcctttgatatgttcaccttcttaccacccttaacagaactgtggggtcaaaaattgtcttgcAAACATTTCGCTCTATACCCTTTTtcagcattcattgcctggactactgAGCTTTTCTCGTAAAAactaaattgtttatttatttcattaacgaTGTTGCTTATTGAATTAATCACATGATTACtttcataattatgatgataGCATCATACGTCAAAATAGAATTACCATCGCTACAATCTCATATCCTACACTCGGCCATTCTGACAAATTGGCTTGCTCTCAAGCCataaaataaatgcatatgaaaACGATTACAAACATAAACAGAACATTGgaaataaaacaaacataaacaaaacacacAAGATGAAACGAACGTGAACAAAACATAACACTGCATTACACGCACCACTGCTTCATAAGACTGACTTTCTTTAGCTGTTGGGGTACtttaaattgctttttcattaattttcttcTCATTGTTGAGTATGCATCAACTCATACATATTCttcattctataattattcttatcaatttcactTTTTCCAATACTAgccaatatttctttttcatttctttctgAATTCATACCTTGCCTTTCTTCCATTTCCACATCTTTCTCATCTTTCCTCATTTTTTGTACATTCTCACTCCATTCTCCaagtttttcttcaatttcataatttgtTTTAATTCCATTTTCCTCTCCACTATTCCATCTAAGTTCCCTTTCCACCTCATCATCaccctcttccttcctctttccACCATTTCCAATGTGCAGATGATTGTGGGCTAAAGATTTTAAACTTACATAACCATTAATACCTGCcaaatatcatcgaattctatcaaatcaacgcgtttggccgtaattgcgttaaatatagacagacaaaagaaaatccgagttaaaacatagaacCTCACTACGTACGgtcaattatttctaatttcGTCTGGGTGTTGTTTAGGCTACCCAATTGTGTAATCACATAGTAGGCTATCTTTGAGGAGCATTAACATATCAAATTTGGAATGTTAATTTGCCTTTAGtatt
The sequence above is drawn from the Nilaparvata lugens isolate BPH chromosome 2, ASM1435652v1, whole genome shotgun sequence genome and encodes:
- the LOC111050324 gene encoding uncharacterized protein LOC111050324, whose product is MEPKYSRRSRSVSRNSMKERHYDFHQQTNLDTGFMNQHSNTGNTKAKQYCCEYKKVWKPEFSSSFFSMDEYDSRFNSNEACDNPALSDDEKEQKRTSRVKFANPLVRRHSSLSRLDSGENIEETSKSSGYNVTDIDKIRSIHPGAENSMTSSAGRLHGSKNNVNRYFRNIEKCGKKTIDSLSNLSEVQKNFENVMLKKVKRCMPELATREIKEHFFRSKKPPEFNFKPEYTEEPDFSTEKLESNQTNDGDSNLMDNTKKDTIIYSYREIISSEVPCSKYIEQESTERTLQTGTTFDDDIAEVDEKMERILKASSKVLESLNWKN